From the Malus domestica chromosome 17, GDT2T_hap1 genome, one window contains:
- the LOC103404362 gene encoding xyloglucan glycosyltransferase 4-like, whose translation MAPSSVVVTIEKPENPSLKHNLLDSSAFLEKQKAVSTKQFTWVLLLKVNRVFACLSWLPMALKAMFLSLKKRIALSDLTDEEPKTRGRLYRFIKVFLGLSIVALVFEMIAHYKNWNLSLYQPWEAQGLVQWCYMVWLTFRVDYISPVAITMSNFCVVLFLIQSFDRLVLCVGCFWIKYKKIKPTIAEDAFDIEDPSSFPMVLIQIPMCNEREVYEQAIASSCQMDWPRDRLLIQVLDDSDDIILQNLIKDEVSLWHQKGVNIIYRHRLIRTGYKAGNLKSAMGCDYVKDYEFVAIFDADFTPNSDYLKRTVPHFKGNPELGLVQARWSFVNKDENLLTRLQNINLCFHFEVEQQVNGVFLNFFGFNGTAGVWRIKALEESGGWLERTTVEDMDIAVRAHLNGWKMIFLNDVRVLCELPESYETYKKQQHRWHSGPMQLFRLCLPAILTSKISMWKKSNLIFLFFLLRKLILPFYSFTLFCIILPLTMFLPEAELPLWVICYIPIFMSFLNILPSPKSFPFLVPYLLFENTMSVTKFNAMVSGLFQLGSSYEWVVTKKTGRSSESDLLAYSERESLSANEEKILRRNSESGLELLSKLKEQEEVVPKKKKKNGIYRKELALAFLLLTAAARSFLSAHGVHFYFLLFQGLSFLAVGLDLIGEQMG comes from the exons ATGGCTCCGAGCTCCGTCGTGGTCACAATCGAAAAGCCCGAAAATCCGTCACTAAAGCACAATCTTTTGGATTCCTCAGCCTTTTTGGAGAAACAAAAAGCCGTGAGCACCAAGCAATTCACATGGGTTCTTCTCCTCAAGGTGAACAGAGTATTCGCCTGCCTCTCATGGCTGCCAATGGCGTTGAAGGCAATGTTCCTTTCGCTTAAAAAGCGCATTGCTTTATCTGACTTGACCGACGAAGAGCCCAAAACCCGAGGAAGGCTGTACAGATTCATCAAAGTCTTCCTCGGGTTGTCGATTGTGGCTCTCGTCTTCGAAATGATTGCGCATTACAAGAACTGGAATTTGAGTTTGTACCAGCCGTGGGAGGCGCAGGGTCTGGTGCAGTGGTGCTACATGGTTTGGTTGACTTTCAGAGTTGACTATATTTCCCCGGTGGCCATCACCATGTCCAACTTCTGCGTTGTGCTTTTTCTGATTCAATCTTTTGATCGATTGGTTCTGTGTGTCGGATGCTTCTGGATCAAGTACAAGAAGATAAAGCCAACAATTGCAGAAGATGCTTTTGACATTGAAGATCCTTCTAGTTTTCCAATGGTGCTTATTCAGATCCCTATGTGCAATGAGAGAGAG GTGTATGAGCAAGCAATTGCATCTTCATGCCAGATGGATTGGCCAAGAGACAGACTTTTGATTCAGGTCCTAGATGACTCAGATGATATAATTTTACAGAATTTGATCAAAGACGAAGTCTCGTTGTGGCATCAGAAAGGTGTGAATATAATCTACAGACATCGATTGATCAGAACCGGCTATAAAGCCGGCAACCTTAAATCCGCTATGGGTTGTGATTATGTCAAAGACTACGAGTTTGTGGCAATTTTCGATGCTGATTTCACTCCCAATTCTGATTACCTTAAGCGGACAGTTCCTCACTTCAAG GGAAATCCAGAACTAGGACTTGTCCAAGCGCGATGGTCTTTCGTGAACAAGGACGAGAACTTACTCACGAGGCTCCAAAACATCAATTTGTGCTTCCATTTTGAAGTGGAACAGCAAGTGAATGGTGTCTTTCTCAATTTCTTCGGATTCAATGGGACTGCGGGAGTTTGGAGGATTAAGGCTTTGGAAGAATCAGGAGGCTGGCTAGAGAGAACAACAGTTGAGGACATGGACATTGCAGTTCGCGCACATTTGAACGGATGGAAAATGATCTTCCTCAATGATGTGAGAGTCCTCTGTGAATTGCCAGAGTCTTATGAAACTTACAAGAAGCAGCAGCACCGTTGGCATTCGGGCCCAATGCAGCTCTTCAGATTGTGTCTTCCTGCTATCTTGACTTCCAAG ATATCGATGTGGAAGAAGTCGAACttgatatttcttttctttctgttgAGGAAGCTAATTCTTCCCTTCTACTCATTCACATTGTTTTGTATCATACTCCCACTGACCATGTTCTTACCTGAGGCAGAACTGCCTCTTTGGGTAATCTGCTACATTCCGATTTTCATGTCCTTTCTAAACATCCTCCCCTCCCCGAAATCATTCCCTTTCTTGGTCCCCTACCTTCTTTTCGAGAACACAATGTCTGTCACAAAGTTCAACGCCATGGTCTCAGGGCTATTCCAGCTCGGAAGTTCCTACGAGTGGGTGGTGACAAAGAAGACCGGAAGATCATCTGAGTCGGATTTGCTAGCCTATTCCGAGAGGGAATCGCTGTCTGCGAACGAAGAGAAGATCCTGAGGAGGAACTCCGAGTCAGGTCTAGAACTACTAAGCAAACTTAAGGAACAAGAAGAAGTAGTtcccaagaaaaagaagaagaatgggaTCTACAGGAAAGAGCTTGCTCTAGCTTTCTTGCTGCTCACTGCAGCAGCCAGAAGCTTTTTATCTGCTCATGGAGTTCACTTCtacttcttgcttttccaaggCTTGTCATTTCTTGCTGTAGGGTTGGACTTAATA
- the LOC103404360 gene encoding uncharacterized protein — MWPVPYSNATTVASDPSTASDSFCKDGRKICVGDCALFKPPQDSLPFIGIIRRLILDKEERLCLGVSWLYRPADVKLSKGVSLEAAPNEVFYSFHKDEIPAASLLHPCKVAFLRKGVELPSGISSFVCRRVYDTENNCLWWLTDKDYINERQEEVDQLLDKTRLEMHGAVQSGGRSPKPLNTSSSTPQIKSGSDSLQNSTSPFSSQVKGKKRERGDQGSEPAAKRERLVKTEDGESGQSRPENMLKSELEKITDKGGLLDIDGVDKFVQLMEAESADKKIDLAGRIMLVDVIAVTDRLDCLGQFIQCKGLCVLDEWLQEVHKGKLGDGSSPKESDKSVDEFLFALLRALEKVPVNLHALQSCNVGKSVNTLRSYRNSEIQKKAKSLVDMWKKRVEAEMNLNETKTGSSRGGVSWPTKHASSEVSQAGSRKTGSSSEVGSKSSTMQPSVSKTPQIKLGSGETVSKSSGSPGSTKLLSISSGNLSKDQNFRTLGAGTSDLPLTPIKEERSSSSSQSQNNSQSSDHARNVGSLYREDARSSSAGSVSASKISGSGSRRRKSSNGVHGSPASGVKKETGPGKACTLSRSLTSEKASTIGVSYEKHPEAPMIDHGNNRLIVRLPNTGRSPARGASGCSFEDPVNRASPPAEKHDNHDQKYKHRSDALHGNRISDVNSDAFHSKEGLSGSEDGNVLPLGSEQNRAGEDGEKQTSKATGSSSKVISRTGKSYEASLSSMNALIESCVKFSEGSGTASPSDDVGMNLLASVAAGEMSKSENVSPSGSPGRNSPVREESFSENDAKLKSVGKETADIQCQPNGGVNSGATELGSALDSLRCKSEARHSLTHLPTNGFDVKVASYGGGDKPAECNANLNCSSNKQQSSDGQSLRADVKPGESCDASVSEPPSCARKEGHLEAEGSNQSHEQGKLRTPNDERTVGSSTPVVSEAASGSVKVEQDIGISTCTSSQVAGENHDVKKDSNSALLTEQKPSAVAGNHSESKEGKSEEAVLCSGSGNTLHVESKGEQTDDIKAAGRTTQTGKETRDISVPDPEDSRDFARDATERNEAFVDCSDLQVSKAESPSIPVKENEQHDKSSKCKQEVIESRGTEERQVSCVNSLGSDTAVKLDFDLNEGFPVDDGCQPEFVKAGDPGTSSSVHFPCPLPFQMSSVSGSFPASITVVAPAKGSFVPPENLMRSTGELGWKGSSTTSAFRPAEPRRNVEASVNATDAPIVDTAFSKQVRLPLDFDLNVPDQRVYEEVVQNSAHVMGFKSDTRDRGSGGLDLDLNRVDESPDVGLLVSNSCRLDIPPLPSRSSLSGGLSNGGVNDSRDFDLNNGPGLDEVGTDTAPCAQHLKTSMPLSTPVSNLRINSPDFGNFSAWFPQGNSYSAITVPPMFPGRGEQSYGAPAGSQRIVCPPTGNASFVPEIYGGSVHPSSTAVPFPPATTFQYPGFPFETSFPLSSNSFSGSAAYMDSSSGGALCFPSMPSQMVGPGGVVSSSYPRPYIMSLPGGSSNVGLDGRKWGSHGLDLNAGPGASETERRAERLPSGMRQLSVPSSQALVEDQLKLFQVGGAVGSALKRKEPDSGLDAVDRIGYKQPSWQ, encoded by the exons ATGTGGCCTGTCCCTTATTCCAACGCCACGACTGTAGCTTCCGACCCCTCTACCGCATCCGATTCCTTCTGCAAA GATGGTCGCAAAATTTGTGTCGGTGACTGTGCACTTTTCAAGCCACCCCAGGATTCCCTACCTTTTATTGGAATAATTCGTAGGCTAATATTAGACAAGGAGGAACGTCTATGTTTAGGTGTAAGTTGGCTTTATCGACCTGCTGATGTAAAGCTTTCCAAAGGGGTCTCTCTAGAAGCTGCCCCAAACGAGGTCTTTTACTCCTTTCACAAGGATGAGATACCTGCTGCATCGTTACTCCATCCGTGTAAAGTCGCATTCCTTCGTAAAGGTGTTGAACTTCCTTCAGGGATATCCTCATTTGTGTGCAGACGAGTGTATGATACTGAGAACAATTGTTTATGGTGGTTAACTGACAAAGACTATATTAAT GAACGACAGGAAGAAGTAGATCAGCTATTAGACAAGACAAGACTAGAAATGCATGGGGCAGTGCAGTCGGGAGGTCGTTCTCCGAAACCCTTGAATACTTCGTCATCAACACCACAGATAAAATCTGGTTCAGATAGTTTACAGAATAGCACATCCCCCTTTTCTTCACAAGTTAAAGGAAAAAAGAGGGAACGAGGAGATCAGGGTTCCGAACCTGCTGCCAAACGAGAACGTTTAGTTAAAACAGAGGATGGAGAGTCTGGTCAGTCCAGACCTGAAAATATGCTAAAGTCTGAGCTTGAAAAAATAACGGACAAAGGAGGTCTACTAGACATAGACGGCGTTGATAAGTTTGTCCAACTTATGGAAGCTGAAAGTGCTGACAAGAAAATAGATTTGGCTGGCCGAATAATGCTTGTTGATGTGATAGCAGTTACTGATAGGTTGGATTGCCTTGGGCAATTTATACAATGCAAGGGTTTGTGTGTATTGGATGAATGGCTCCAAGAAGTTCACAAGGGAAAACTTGGTGATGGTAGTAGCCCAAAAGAAAGTGATAAATCTGTTGATGAAtttctttttgctttgcttCGTGCACTGGAGAAGGTTCCTGTGAATCTTCATGCGCTGCAGTCTTGTAATGTCGGCAAGTCTGTGAATACTTTACGTAGTTACAGAAACTCTGAAATCCAGAAGAAAGCTAAGAGTTTAGTTGATATGTGGAAGAAACGTGTTGAAGCTGAGATGAATTTGAATGAGACAAAGACTGGATCTAGTCGTGGTGGTGTTTCGTGGCCTACAAAGCATGCATCTTCAGAAGTTTCTCAAGCTGGGAGCAGAAAGACTGGAAGTTCCTCTGAGGTTGGCTCAAAAAGCTCTACTATGCAACCTTCTGTGTCTAAAACTCCTCAGATTAAACTTGGCTCTGGAGAAACAGTTTCAAAATCTTCTGGTTCACCTGGGTCAACGAAATTGTTGAGTATATCATCTGGAAATCTTTCAAAGGATCAGAATTTCAGAACGTTAGGTGCTGGAACTTCAGATCTTCCATTGACACCAATTAAGGAGGAAAGGAGCAGCAGTTCTAGCCAGTCTCAGAACAACAGCCAGTCAAGTGATCATGCGAGGAATGTGGGTTCTTTATATAGGGAAGATGCAAGGAGCTCATCTGCCGGTTCAGTTAGTGCGAGCAAAATTTCTGGCAGTGGTTCTCGCCGTCGGAAATCAAGCAATGGCGTTCATGGGTCTCCTGCCTCAGGAGTTAAGAAGGAAACAGGGCCAGGAAAAGCGTGTACCCTTAGTAGAAGTTTGACTTCTGAAAAGGCTTCAACAATTGGAGTATCCTATGAGAAGCATCCTGAAGCGCCCATGATTGACCATGGAAATAACCGACTGATTGTCAGATTGCCAAACACTGGTCGCAGTCCTGCTCGAGGTGCCTCAGGATGTTCTTTTGAAGATCCTGTTAACAGAGCATCTCCTCCTGCAGAAAAGCATGACAACCATGACCAAAAATATAAGCACAGAAGCGATGCCTTGCATGGTAATAGAATATCAGATGTGAATTCAGATGCATTTCACAGCAAAGAGGGATTGTCGGGTTCTGAAGATGGCAATGTGCTACCTCTAGGCAGTGAACAAAATAGGGCTGGTGAGGATGGTGAAAAACAAACATCAAAGGCTACTGGTTCCTCGTCAAAAGTCATTTCAAGGACAGGAAAATCGTATGAAGCATCGTTAAGCTCCATGAACGCTTTAATTGAAAGCTGTGTGAAGTTTTCTGAGGGTAGTGGTACTGCTTCACCTAGTGATGATGTTGGGATGAATTTGCTAGCTAGTGTGGCTGCTGGAGAAATGTCCAAATCTGAGAATGTGTCACCATCAGGTTCTCCTGGGAGGAATTCTCCTGTGCGCGAGGAATCATTCTCAGAAAATGATGCTAAGTTGAAATCAGTGGGCAAAGAAACTGCTGACATCCAATGTCAACCTAATGGAGGGGTCAATAGTGGTGCAACTGAGCTGGGCAGTGCTCTTGACTCATTGCGATGTAAGAGTGAAGCAAGACACTCTCTTACCCACCTGCCAACTAATGGTTTTGATGTTAAAGTTGCTTCATATGGGGGCGGGGATAAACCAGCAGAGTGTAATGCAAATTTGAATTGTTCCTCAAATAAGCAACAAAGTAGCGATGGTCAGTCCTTGAGGGCTGATGTCAAGCCTGGTGAGTCATGTGATGCTTCAGTGTCGGAGCCACCTTCAtgtgctagaaaagaaggtcaTTTGGAGGCTGAAGGATCTAACCAGTCTCATGAACAAGGAAAATTGAGGACTCCGAATG ATGAAAGAACTGTCGGGAGCAGTACACCAGTTGTATCTGAAGCAGCCTCCGGGAGTGTAAAAGTTGAACAGGACATTGGAATATCTACTTGCACATCCTCTCAAGTGGCTGGTGAGAACCATGATGTCAAAAAGGATTCAAATAGTGCTCTACTGACAGAGCAGAAACCATCCGCTGTAGCAGGAAATCACTCAGAGTCCAAAGAGGGGAAGAGTGAGGAAGCTGTTCTTTGTTCGGGCTCTGGAAACACTTTACATGTGGAGTCTAAGGGTGAACAGACAGATGACATTAAGGCTGCTGGTCGCACTACACAAACAGGGAAAGAGACACGGGATATTTCTGTGCCAGATCCGGAGGACAGCAGAGATTTTGCTCGGGATGCTACAGAAAGAAATGAGGCTTTTGTTGACTGTTCCGATCTACAGGTTTCCAAGGCAGAGTCACCGTCAATACCTGTTAAAGAAAATGAGCAGCATGACAAGTCTAGTAAGTGTAAGCAAGAAGTTATTGAATCAAGGGGGACAGAGGAACGGCAAGTTTCATGTGTGAATTCCTTGGGGTCAGATACTGCTGTAAAGCTGGACTTTGATTTGAATGAGGGCTTTCCTGTTGATGATGGGTGCCAACCAGAGTTTGTTAAAGCAGGAGATCCTGGAACTTCGTCCTCTGTTCATTTTCCTTGCCCTTTACCTTTTCAAATGTCTTCTGTGTCAGGTAGCTTCCCTGCATCAATTACTGTAGTTGCACCTGCCAAAGGTTCATTTGTACCTCCTGAAAACCTGATGCGGAGTACGGGTGAACTTGGATGGAAAGGATCTTCAACTACCAGCGCATTCCGACCTGCAGAACCCCGAAGGAATGTGGAAGCATCAGTCAATGCAACAGATGCACCTATTGTTGATACTGCTTTCAGCAAACAAGTCCGCCTTCCATTGGACTTTGACTTGAATGTGCCTGATCAGAGAGTTTATGAGGAAGTTGTCCAAAACTCTGCTCATGTAATGGGTTTCAAGTCAGATACTCGTGATCGGGGCTCCggagggcttgatcttgatttgAATAGAGTGGATGAGAGTCCTGATGTTGGGCTGCTTGTAAGCAACAGCTGCAGGTTGGATATACCTCCCTTACCAAGTAGGTCATCATTATCTGGTGGACTATCTAATGGTGGAGTCAACGACTCTAGAGACTTTGATTTAAACAATGGGCCAGGCCTTGATGAAGTGGGCACTGACACAGCTCCGTGCGCCCAGCATTTAAAAACTAGCATGCCGCTTAGTACTCCTGTTTCTAATTTAAGAATAAACAGTCCTGATTTTGGGAACTTCTCGGCATGGTTTCCTCAAGGAAACTCATATTCTGCCATCACAGTCCCTCCCATGTTTCCTGGCAGGGGTGAGCAGAGTTATGGTGCTCCTGCTGGGTCTCAGAGAATTGTGTGTCCTCCCACTGGTAATGCCTCATTTGTTCCTGAAATCTATGGGGGGTCTGTTCATCCATCCTCAACTGCAGTGCCATTTCCTCCTGCTACTACATTTCAATATCCAGGGTTTCCTTTTGAAACCAGTTTTCCTCTGTCATCTAACTCCTTTTCTGGTTCTGCTGCATATATGGATTCATCATCTGGCGGAGCACTTTGCTTCCCCAGCATGCCCTCCCAGATGGTGGGACCGGGTGGCGTAGTTTCATCCTCTTACCCTCGACCCTATATTATGAGCCTTCCCGGTGGTAGCAGTAATGTTGGCCTTGATGGTAGGAAATGGGGTAGTCATGGTCTTGACCTTAATGCTGGGCCTGGAGCTTCAGAAACAGAACGGAGAGCTGAAAGGTTGCCTTCAGGAATGAGACAGCTTTCTGTTCCCAGTTCGCAAGCCCTGGTAGAGGATCAGTTAAAGTTGTTTCAGGTGGGAGGTGCGGTGGGAAGTGCATTGAAGAGAAAGGAACCTGATAGTGGGTTGGATGCTGTTGATCGAATTGGCTATAAGCAGCCTTCATGGCAGTAG